AGCAGGGTAATCTTTGGCACTGAGACAAAGTGAATCATTAAGCCCAAGAAACAGCACATGCTCAGGCAAGCAATCAACTTCCACAAGCCTCTCAGCACCATCATCAACTTTGTGTAATTTAATTTCCCTGGTATTCGGAACTGGTATTTTAGGGTCGACGTCTTCATCAGGATCATCAAACTCCTTTAATCTTGAAACAAGCAGCAGACCACCCCATGGAACCTGAACAATGTGTACAGCATCGGGATCAAAGCCCTCGTCTCCCCCCTTGATAATCTTCATTGTAACATCAGGACCACTAAGATCGAAGGCATGAATTTCTCCCGTCGTACTCGCTGCATACAGCAACCCATCCTTGTAGGTGCAGTCCTGGTAGTCACAGTGTGGTTCCAGCAAGGTCCACTTGTCATCCCCAACCCTTGCAAAGGATAGGTGAGTGTATGGCCTGTGGATGAGCACCGCGATGTAGCTTCCTGCCGATGTGTCATGGAACACAAACGCCTTGAACTGGAAGCATTCCCGCAGCTCACAACGAGGCATGATCGACGGCGTGAAGAAAGCCCGTCTTGCAGAGTGACTTGGGTATTCATACTCGTGGACCGAACCCGTGTCATCAAAGATGGGCTTCACGTACTCAATGGTGGTCACTGAAGGGAGAGCAATCTGCTGGCCAGTAATAGGATTGACGAGGTGCATTTCTGATCTATCGTCGACGGTGACCAGGAAGCCCAACGAGGACCCGATGATGAACCGGTGGCGGAGAGGCGGCTCCGGGAGGGTCAGCCTGTAGACCCTCTTCTCCACGAGGCTGTAGAGGCACGCAACATGCTCACCAGCAGATTCAGAGGTGTAGAGCAGGCACGGCGTCTGGGCCTGCTTGTGCTTGTCGAGGCTGCGCAGTGCGGTGTACGCAGAGCGCCACGAGGCGCAGACGCAGCCGGCGCGCATGAGGTCGGGGATCTCGAGTGTGGCGAGGACCATCATCAGGATGTCCTCCGGAAGCTCCGGCGATGCCGCCGGCGTAGCCTCAGACGCCGGTGGAGAGACAGGTCCTCTGTAGAAATTTTTTCAGTAAAACTCTGAATAAATTGAAAAACTCTAAAAC
This region of Triticum urartu cultivar G1812 unplaced genomic scaffold, Tu2.1 TuUngrouped_contig_6385, whole genome shotgun sequence genomic DNA includes:
- the LOC125530539 gene encoding uncharacterized protein LOC125530539, with the protein product TQSARVDRRRGPVSPPASEATPAASPELPEDILMMVLATLEIPDLMRAGCVCASWRSAYTALRSLDKHKQAQTPCLLYTSESAGEHVACLYSLVEKRVYRLTLPEPPLRHRFIIGSSLGFLVTVDDRSEMHLVNPITGQQIALPSVTTIEYVKPIFDDTGSVHEYEYPSHSARRAFFTPSIMPRCELRECFQFKAFVFHDTSAGSYIAVLIHRPYTHLSFARVGDDKWTLLEPHCDYQDCTYKDGLLYAASTTGEIHAFDLSGPDVTMKIIKGGDEGFDPDAVHIVQVPWGGLLLVSRLKEFDDPDEDVDPKIPVPNTREIKLHKVDDGAERLVEVDCLPEHVLFLGLNDSLCLSAKDYPALKGNHAYFTDDQQYNQARKSSRRDIGVVGFGNYNSKEDLVSPQLWSNWPSPVWITPSLTLMKLPPNDRWLSGPLCGLPKIEEGTLRGLFANLGIPISIGPTGMLQCLKK